The following proteins are encoded in a genomic region of Saccharopolyspora antimicrobica:
- a CDS encoding NDMA-dependent alcohol dehydrogenase yields the protein MKTKAAVLRDVGKPFEIVELDLDGPREGEVLIKYTAAGLCHSDLHLTDGDLPPRFPIIGGHEGAGIIEEVGPGVTKVAPGDHVVCSFIPNCGTCRYCSTGRQNLCDMGATILQGSMPDGTFRFRAGGEDIGAMCMLGTFSERATISQHSVVKVDDWLPLETAVVVGCGVPSGWGTAVNAGDVRAGDTVVIYGIGGLGINAVQGAVQAGAKYVVVVDPLEFKREKALEFGATHAFADADEAQAKITELTWGQGADAALILVGTVDETVVAKATAAIGKGGTVVITGLADPAKLTVHVSGADLTLNEKTIKGTLFGSANPQYDIVRLLRLYDAGKLKLDELITRRYSLEQVNEGYQDLRDGKNIRGVILHD from the coding sequence TTGAAGACGAAGGCAGCAGTTCTGCGTGATGTCGGCAAGCCGTTCGAGATCGTCGAGCTGGACCTGGACGGGCCGCGGGAGGGCGAGGTGCTGATCAAGTACACCGCCGCCGGGCTGTGCCACTCCGACCTGCACCTCACCGACGGCGACCTGCCGCCGCGCTTCCCCATCATCGGCGGCCACGAGGGCGCCGGGATCATCGAGGAGGTCGGGCCGGGCGTCACCAAGGTCGCGCCGGGCGACCACGTGGTGTGCAGCTTCATCCCCAACTGCGGCACCTGCCGCTACTGCTCCACCGGCAGGCAGAACCTCTGCGACATGGGCGCGACGATCCTGCAGGGCTCGATGCCCGACGGGACCTTCCGCTTCCGCGCCGGCGGCGAGGACATCGGCGCCATGTGCATGCTCGGCACGTTCTCCGAGCGGGCCACCATCTCGCAGCACTCGGTGGTCAAGGTCGACGACTGGCTGCCGCTGGAGACCGCGGTCGTGGTCGGCTGCGGGGTGCCCAGCGGCTGGGGCACGGCGGTCAACGCCGGCGACGTGCGCGCCGGTGACACCGTGGTCATCTACGGCATCGGCGGGCTGGGCATCAACGCCGTGCAGGGAGCGGTGCAGGCGGGCGCCAAGTACGTCGTCGTGGTCGACCCGCTGGAGTTCAAGCGGGAGAAGGCGCTGGAGTTCGGCGCCACGCACGCCTTCGCCGACGCCGACGAGGCGCAGGCGAAGATCACCGAGCTGACCTGGGGCCAGGGCGCGGACGCGGCGCTGATCCTGGTCGGCACCGTCGACGAGACCGTGGTGGCCAAGGCGACCGCCGCGATCGGCAAGGGCGGCACCGTGGTGATCACCGGGCTGGCCGACCCGGCCAAGCTCACGGTGCACGTCTCCGGCGCGGACCTGACGCTGAACGAGAAGACGATCAAGGGCACGCTGTTCGGCTCGGCCAACCCGCAGTACGACATCGTGCGGCTGCTGCGCCTCTACGACGCCGGGAAGCTCAAGCTGGACGAGCTGATCACCCGCCGCTACAGCCTGGAGCAGGTCAACGAGGGCTACCAGGACCTCCGGGACGGCAAGAACATCCGGGGCGTCATCTTGCACGACTGA
- a CDS encoding sigma-54-dependent Fis family transcriptional regulator produces the protein MNASTAQAGRATRAEIESSWRRASMSGLRPEAALDRLSIGEFDPRSRLLVATTPVLDELTDRLAGTTFCIALADSTGRIVDRRFTDPRTERALDRISAVPGAQFTEENAGTNALGTPLEIMRGVTVHGREHFVEALKVFSCYGHPIRNPVTRRIEGVLDITGVGPEANPLFAPLMQRAVEDIEQRLWEGARQAERRLLQAFQHAAQRRCRALVGFGDELVLTNRAALDLLDPSDHAVLRDIASAAPGSGELARELVLGSGAPVTLRAHKVGGTPDGVLVELTPRARTRVPRRRAGPRSSTLDSRLAELRTSGEPVLIAGEPGTGRTRAAHLVAGARADVLDAADLVVLGEREWAEQLDSATAEALVVERIELLPEALCARLARRLAERPRVVLTSAPQSDLPAAVRSAAALCPARVDLPPLRNRDDEFARIAHAMLAEVRPGARIAPSALEALIAQPWPGNLRELRGVLRATAESRTAGDITIHDLPAAYRNTGRSARLSGRERAERDAITEALRVTGGNKVHAAQRLGISRTTLYSRMRAFGLPR, from the coding sequence GTGAACGCAAGCACTGCACAGGCCGGCCGTGCGACGCGCGCCGAGATCGAGTCGTCCTGGCGGCGCGCCAGCATGAGCGGCCTGCGCCCGGAAGCAGCGCTGGACCGGCTGAGCATCGGCGAGTTCGACCCTCGCAGCCGGCTGCTGGTCGCCACGACTCCGGTGCTGGACGAGCTCACCGACCGGCTGGCCGGGACCACCTTCTGCATCGCGCTCGCCGACAGCACCGGCCGGATCGTGGACCGCAGGTTCACCGACCCGCGCACCGAACGGGCGCTCGACCGGATCAGCGCGGTCCCGGGCGCGCAGTTCACCGAGGAGAACGCGGGCACCAACGCGCTGGGCACACCGCTAGAGATCATGCGCGGCGTCACCGTGCACGGGCGGGAGCACTTCGTCGAGGCGCTGAAGGTGTTCAGCTGCTACGGCCACCCGATCCGCAATCCGGTGACCCGGCGGATCGAAGGCGTCCTGGACATCACCGGCGTGGGCCCCGAGGCGAACCCGCTGTTCGCACCGCTGATGCAACGCGCCGTGGAGGACATCGAGCAACGCCTGTGGGAAGGTGCGCGGCAGGCGGAGAGGAGGCTGCTGCAGGCGTTCCAGCACGCCGCCCAGCGGCGGTGCCGGGCGCTGGTGGGCTTCGGCGACGAGCTCGTGCTGACCAACCGGGCCGCGCTGGACCTCCTGGATCCCTCGGATCACGCCGTCCTGCGCGACATCGCCTCGGCCGCACCCGGTTCCGGTGAGCTCGCGCGCGAGCTGGTGCTGGGGTCCGGCGCACCTGTCACCCTGCGCGCGCACAAGGTCGGCGGCACACCCGACGGCGTGCTCGTCGAGCTGACGCCCCGCGCGCGGACGCGGGTGCCGCGCCGCCGCGCCGGACCGCGGTCGTCCACACTGGACAGTAGACTCGCGGAGCTGCGCACGAGCGGTGAACCGGTGCTCATCGCCGGTGAACCGGGCACGGGCCGGACCCGCGCGGCGCACTTGGTCGCCGGTGCCCGCGCGGACGTCCTCGACGCCGCCGACCTCGTCGTGCTGGGCGAGCGGGAGTGGGCCGAGCAGCTCGACTCGGCGACTGCGGAGGCACTGGTCGTCGAGCGGATCGAACTCCTGCCCGAGGCGTTGTGCGCGCGCTTGGCCCGCCGGCTCGCGGAGCGGCCGCGCGTGGTGCTCACCTCCGCCCCGCAATCCGATCTGCCCGCCGCGGTGCGCAGCGCCGCCGCGCTCTGCCCGGCCCGGGTCGACCTGCCGCCGCTGCGCAACCGGGACGACGAGTTCGCCCGGATCGCCCACGCGATGCTCGCCGAGGTCCGGCCCGGGGCGCGGATCGCGCCGAGCGCGCTCGAAGCGCTGATCGCCCAGCCGTGGCCGGGGAATCTGCGGGAGCTGCGGGGAGTTCTGCGCGCGACCGCCGAGAGCCGCACCGCCGGTGACATCACCATCCACGACCTGCCCGCCGCCTACCGCAACACCGGGCGCTCCGCCCGGCTCAGCGGGCGCGAGCGCGCCGAACGCGACGCGATCACCGAGGCGCTGCGGGTCACGGGCGGCAACAAGGTGCACGCCGCGCAGCGCCTGGGCATCAGCCGCACCACCCTGTACAGCCGGATGCGGGCCTTCGGCCTGCCGCGCTGA